One window of the Zea mays cultivar B73 chromosome 3, Zm-B73-REFERENCE-NAM-5.0, whole genome shotgun sequence genome contains the following:
- the LOC100278938 gene encoding transcription factor bHLH78 isoform X1, translated as MDCGPPDQLPPSSAPACFLNLNWDQSMAAATAGDHLDLVSSPASNSTAADGLALHGISPQPQYGGTPLSSPRKLNLSMMGQFHHYPPMGHLDQFLADPGFAARAARLSGFDGRPGGSGYGGAVPGQFGLPDAGPIGGALRELELGNGRDESSVSDPASASAEMALKAPSDGNAKKRKASGKGKGKDGPGSTAATKVRAQLRCSGSPIPPPHAATRFRSGAKRFHSGRVPQEESSGKRCKSAEESNGAEENSGKGKAAAQSNSDNGGKKQGKDGASKPPEPPKDYIHVRARRGEATDSHSLAERVRREKISQRMKLLQDLVPGCNKVVGKAVMLDEIINYVQSLQRQVEFLSMKLATVNPQLDFNNLPNLLPKDMHQSCGPLQNSHFPLETSGAPLPYLNQGNPLIGCGLPNGMDNSQSSMHPLDPAFCRPMSSQQHPFLNGVSDAASKVGTFWQDDLQSVVHMDMGQQSQQEMAPTSSNSYNDGSLQTVHMKMEL; from the exons ATGGACTGCGGGCCGCCCGACCAGCTGCCGCCGTCGTCGGCGCCGGCGTGCTTCCTCAACCTCAACTGGGACCAGTCCATGGCCGCCGCCACGGCTGGCGACCACCTCGACCTGGTCTCCTCCCCGGCGTCCAACTCGACGGCGGCTGACGGCCTCGCTCTCCACGGGATCTCGCCGCAGCCGCAGTACGGAGGCACTCCGCTCAGCTCGCCCCGCAAGCTGAACCTCTCCATGATGGGCCAGTTCCACCACTACCCGCCGATGGGCCATCTAGACCAGTTCCTCGCCGACCCAGGCTTCGCCGCGCGCGCGGCGAGGCTCTCCGGCTTCGACGGCCGCCCCGGTGGGAGTGGCTACGGCGGCGCCGTCCCGGGACAGTTTGGCCTCCCCGACGCCGGCCCCATCGGCGGCGCATTGAGGGAGCTGGAGCTCGGGAACGGCCGGGACGAGTCATCGGTGTCCGATCCGGCGTCCGCCAGCGCCGAGATGGCGCTCAAGGCGCCTTCCGATGGCAATGCGAAGAAACGGAAGGCTAGCGGGAAGGGGAAAGGCAAGGACGGCCCCgggtccaccgccgccaccaaggTACGCGCACAATTGCGTTGCTCTGGTTCCCCAATTCCCCCACCCCACGCGGCCACGCGGTTCAGGTCCGGGGCAAAAAGGTTTCACTCCGGGCGCGTTCCGCAGGAGGAGTCCAGTGGGAAACGGTGCAAATCGGCGGAGGAGAGCAATGGCGCGGAGGAGAACTCCGGCAAGGGTAAGGCCGCCGCGCAGAGCAACAGCGACAACGGTGGGAAGAAGCAGGGGAAGGACGGCGCGTCCAAGCCTCCGGAGCCGCCCAAGGACTACATCCACGTCCGGGCGAGGCGCGGCGAGGCGACAGACAGCCACAGCCTCGCTGAGAGG GTGAGAAGGGAGAAGATCAGCCAGCGGATGAAGCTTCTGCAGGATCTCGTCCCGGGCTGCAACAAG GTGGTCGGCAAGGCGGTGAtgctggatgaaatcataaactaCGTGCAGTCCTTGCAACGGCAAGTCGAG TTCCTGTCCATGAAACTGGCCACCGTGAATCCCCAGCTGGACTTCAACAACCTGCCTAACCTCCTTCCTAAAGAT ATGCACCAGTCCTGCGGCCCGCTGCAGAACTCGCATTTCCCGCTGGAGACCTCAGGCGCGCCGCTGCCATACCTCAACCAGGGGAACCCTCTAATAGGCTGCGGCCTACCCAACGGCATGGACAACAGCCAGAGCTCCATGCACCCGCTCGACCCGGCGTTTTGCCGGCCGATGAGCTCGCAGCAGCACCCTTTCCTCAACGGTGTCAGCGACGCAGCGTCCAag GTCGGGACTTTCTGGCAAGATGACCTTCAGAGCGTAGTCCACATGGATATGGGGCAGCAGAGCCAGCAGGAGATGGCTCCCACCTCCTCCAACAGCTACAACGACG GTTCGTTGCAAACAGTGCACATGAAAATGGAGCTTTGA
- the LOC100278938 gene encoding Transcription factor bHLH78 has product MDCGPPDQLPPSSAPACFLNLNWDQSMAAATAGDHLDLVSSPASNSTAADGLALHGISPQPQYGGTPLSSPRKLNLSMMGQFHHYPPMGHLDQFLADPGFAARAARLSGFDGRPGGSGYGGAVPGQFGLPDAGPIGGALRELELGNGRDESSVSDPASASAEMALKAPSDGNAKKRKASGKGKGKDGPGSTAATKEESSGKRCKSAEESNGAEENSGKGKAAAQSNSDNGGKKQGKDGASKPPEPPKDYIHVRARRGEATDSHSLAERVRREKISQRMKLLQDLVPGCNKVVGKAVMLDEIINYVQSLQRQVEFLSMKLATVNPQLDFNNLPNLLPKDMHQSCGPLQNSHFPLETSGAPLPYLNQGNPLIGCGLPNGMDNSQSSMHPLDPAFCRPMSSQQHPFLNGVSDAASKVGTFWQDDLQSVVHMDMGQQSQQEMAPTSSNSYNDGSLQTVHMKMEL; this is encoded by the exons ATGGACTGCGGGCCGCCCGACCAGCTGCCGCCGTCGTCGGCGCCGGCGTGCTTCCTCAACCTCAACTGGGACCAGTCCATGGCCGCCGCCACGGCTGGCGACCACCTCGACCTGGTCTCCTCCCCGGCGTCCAACTCGACGGCGGCTGACGGCCTCGCTCTCCACGGGATCTCGCCGCAGCCGCAGTACGGAGGCACTCCGCTCAGCTCGCCCCGCAAGCTGAACCTCTCCATGATGGGCCAGTTCCACCACTACCCGCCGATGGGCCATCTAGACCAGTTCCTCGCCGACCCAGGCTTCGCCGCGCGCGCGGCGAGGCTCTCCGGCTTCGACGGCCGCCCCGGTGGGAGTGGCTACGGCGGCGCCGTCCCGGGACAGTTTGGCCTCCCCGACGCCGGCCCCATCGGCGGCGCATTGAGGGAGCTGGAGCTCGGGAACGGCCGGGACGAGTCATCGGTGTCCGATCCGGCGTCCGCCAGCGCCGAGATGGCGCTCAAGGCGCCTTCCGATGGCAATGCGAAGAAACGGAAGGCTAGCGGGAAGGGGAAAGGCAAGGACGGCCCCgggtccaccgccgccaccaag GAGGAGTCCAGTGGGAAACGGTGCAAATCGGCGGAGGAGAGCAATGGCGCGGAGGAGAACTCCGGCAAGGGTAAGGCCGCCGCGCAGAGCAACAGCGACAACGGTGGGAAGAAGCAGGGGAAGGACGGCGCGTCCAAGCCTCCGGAGCCGCCCAAGGACTACATCCACGTCCGGGCGAGGCGCGGCGAGGCGACAGACAGCCACAGCCTCGCTGAGAGG GTGAGAAGGGAGAAGATCAGCCAGCGGATGAAGCTTCTGCAGGATCTCGTCCCGGGCTGCAACAAG GTGGTCGGCAAGGCGGTGAtgctggatgaaatcataaactaCGTGCAGTCCTTGCAACGGCAAGTCGAG TTCCTGTCCATGAAACTGGCCACCGTGAATCCCCAGCTGGACTTCAACAACCTGCCTAACCTCCTTCCTAAAGAT ATGCACCAGTCCTGCGGCCCGCTGCAGAACTCGCATTTCCCGCTGGAGACCTCAGGCGCGCCGCTGCCATACCTCAACCAGGGGAACCCTCTAATAGGCTGCGGCCTACCCAACGGCATGGACAACAGCCAGAGCTCCATGCACCCGCTCGACCCGGCGTTTTGCCGGCCGATGAGCTCGCAGCAGCACCCTTTCCTCAACGGTGTCAGCGACGCAGCGTCCAag GTCGGGACTTTCTGGCAAGATGACCTTCAGAGCGTAGTCCACATGGATATGGGGCAGCAGAGCCAGCAGGAGATGGCTCCCACCTCCTCCAACAGCTACAACGACG GTTCGTTGCAAACAGTGCACATGAAAATGGAGCTTTGA